In Raphanus sativus cultivar WK10039 chromosome 5, ASM80110v3, whole genome shotgun sequence, the following proteins share a genomic window:
- the LOC108860121 gene encoding histone-lysine N-methyltransferase MEDEA produces MLSLRMETPLHIFKYNPSEEFTSPNPKKQDINIPIVKQLPRAITWVLTDSNKPVAESDFVIGKKQIIYVNGQAEELSSGNEEDEEEIKKENLEFSKDADRFIWEVGQKNNLDDLVVKSALSKFFKLDVSSILERFNELKKLKVNEGDIGEASEIRMFTSFPETPDKHFCRRCLRFDCREHEEYQPEIYTKENQSNLFEREDVRKQCSNHCYLKLKGVIEADHMMDNDNSTNKKGKNMVSEMSQAYNEWTPVEMDLYLKGAKLFGRNSCLIARNVLTGLKTCLDVYNYMHKQDQCNMLLEYQETSETDNQVNKDTSQKKRRLGRKKAQLQKHICYPAAIKNTMNKIEKSYKHYTPCTCEPVCGDQCPCFRNGNCCEIYCGCPKTCNNRFGGCNCKKGQCINGKCPCFSNSRECNPDLCRSCSLSCGDGSLGETSKTSKCKNMQFLLKKHKKILLGISGVHGWGAFTRHSLKQNEYLGEYTGELVSIDEAEERQRADDKLGYSYLFNLNDKFVIDSRRQGNKFRFLNNSSHPNCYAKLMTVKGDQKIGLFAGKAIREGEELFFKYKPG; encoded by the exons ATGCTTTCTTTGAGAATGGAAACACCACtccatattttcaaatataatccTTCAGAAGAATTTACATCTCCAAATCCAAAGAAACAAGATATCAATATTCCAATTGTTAAACAGCTACCTCGAGCCATTACATGGGTTCTCACGGATAG TAATAAGCCAGTGGCTGAAAGTGATTTTGTGATCGGTAAGAAACAAATCATTTATGTCAATGGCCAGGCAGAGGAATTGAGCAGCGGcaacgaagaagatgaagaagaaatcaagaaagaaaatttGGAATTTTCCAAAGATGCAGATCGGTTTATATG GGAGGTTGggcaaaaaaataatttagatgaCCTGGTGGTGAAAAGTGCTCTCTCCAAGTTCTTCAAATTAGATGTTTCGAGTATCTTG GAGAGATTCAATGAGCTCAAGAAACTTAAGGTCAATGAAGGAGATATTGGTGAAGCTTCTGAAATACGCATGTTTACTTCTTTTCCAGAGACTCCTGATAAGCATTTTTGCCGTCGTTGCTTG AGATTTGATTGTCGTGAGCATGAAGAATATCAGCCTGAAATTTACACT AAAGAAAACCAATCTAATTTATTTGAGAGGGAAGATGTTAGAAAACAATGCAGTAACCATTGCTACCTTAAG CTAAAGGGTGTTATAGAAGCTGATCATATGATGGATAATGATAACTCTACAAACAAGAAAGGGAAGAATATGGTCTCAG AGATGTCTCAAGCATACAATGAGTGGACGCCTGTAGAGATGGATCTTTACCTCAAAGGAGCTAAACTCTTTGGGAGAAACAG TTGTCTTATTGCAAGAAACGTACTTACCGGACTTAAGACGTGTTTAGACGTTTACAATTACATGCATAAGCAAGATCAATGTAATATGTTACTTGAATATCAAGAAACTTCAGAAACAGACAATCag GTTAATAAAGATACATCGCAAAAAAAACGTAGGTTGGGCCGGAAAAAAGCCCAACTCCAAAAGCATATTTGTTATCCGGCTGCTATAAAAAATACAATGAACAAAATAGAGAAGTCGTATAAGCATTACACACCATGCACGTGCGAGCCGGTATGTGGAGATCAATGCCCTTGTTTTCGTAATGGAAATTGCTGTGAGATATATTGCGG GTGTCCGAAGACATGCAACAATCGTTTTGGAGGCTGTAACTGTAAAAAGGGTCAATGTATAAACGGAAAATGTCCTTGCTTTTCTAATTCACGAGAATGCAATCCAGATCTTTGTCGGAGTTGTTCGCTTAG ttGTGGAGATGGCTCTCTTGGTGAGACATCCAAGACAAGCAAATGCAAGAACATGCAATTCCTCCTTAAGAAACATAAGAAG ATTCTCCTTGGAATATCTGGTGTTCATGGATGGGGTGCATTTACACGG CACTCTCTTAAACAAAATGAGTATCTCGGAGAATATACTGGAGAATTGGTCTCCATCGATGAAGCAGAGGAACGTCAGAGGGCAGATGACAAGCTTGGTTATTCCTACCTCTTTAACTTGAATGATAAG tTCGTCATTGATTCTCGCCGTCAAGGAAATAAGTTTAGATTTCTCAATAACTCATCACATCCTAACTGCTACGCCAAG TTGATGACTGTTAAAGGAGATCAAAAGATTGGATTATTTGCAGGTAAAGCTATCAGAGAAGGCGAAGAGCTGTTTTTCAAGTATAAACCAGGATAA
- the LOC108858473 gene encoding uncharacterized protein LOC108858473, producing MVLGEHKITFLDRGWFYKKNRSTEKLMGAMNLRRSLSALHAECEALIWAMECMKTLNFSDVVFATDCSQLVKMVSSPGEWPVFATHLEEFQRSKIFFPSFKIRHIPRTHNSVADKLARGARCSPSAMFYVDSMPPVWFHESTEHRS from the coding sequence ATGGTGCTTGGAGAGCACAAGATAACTTTTCTGGACAGGGGGTGGTTCTACAAGAAAAATAGATCGACCGAGAAGTTGATGGGAGCTATGAACCTCCGAAGAAGCCTATCTGCTTTGCATGCCGAATGTGAGGCGTTGATTTGGGctatggagtgcatgaagactCTTAACTTCTCAGACGTGGTATTCGCTACAGACTGTTCTcaactggtgaagatggtgtcctcACCTGGAGAGTGGCCAGTTTTTGCTACACATTTGGAGGAGTTCCAGCGCAGTAAGATTTTCTTTCCTTCCTTCAAGATTCGACATATTCCAAGGACGCATAACTCAGTGGCGGACAAGCTAGCACGCGGTGCCAGATGTTCCCCTTCTGCTATGTTTTATGTCGATTCTATGCCTCCAGTTTGGTTCCACGAATCAACTGAGCATAGATCATAG
- the LOC108833140 gene encoding phospholipase A1 PLIP2, chloroplastic, with amino-acid sequence MDSLCLNTTLHGVIPAIKAVGSGVSGCGGGVVEVRANAATPSRKRGSFGFSFKLPLTPFWSRGGGIASRRRRSSGLALDDAVLVDSGTPIAEEETERRNGSWVLKILDVQSLWRDGEVVEEDEDDEEEEEEDEEGEPNDDVLLSPEDDEGGCDVSSILKDDKFKLDRDSFSKLLKRVSLPESKLYARMSYLGNLAYSISKIKPANLSKYYGLRFVTSSAEKTELALKDEVVSDETKPKVEEEKEEEVEGKEEKTRSKGHKISASAAYEMVASAASYLHSRTNNILPFTSSSKNENSDKSSDENSSSSEEEVASCLTESVTSVVAAEEDVKQAVADDLKSTISSPCDWFICDDDQTLTRFIVIQGSESLASWQANLLFEPIEFEELGAIVHRGIYEAAKGMYEQMLPEVKAHIKAHGNRAKFRFTGHSLGGSLSLLLNLMLLVRGEVPASSLLPVITFGAPFVLCGGDGLLKKLGLPKRHVQAITMHRDIVPRAFSCIYPYHVAELLKAVNGNFRSHPCLNKQSMLYSPMGELLILQPDESFSPGHDLLPPGNGLYLLEDTEEEEEEERLRAAQTVFLNTPHPLDILGDRSAYGSSGTIQRDHDMNSYLKAVRSVIRKEVSQIRRAKREHRRSLWWPIVVARESGSSGRQINGGQDFSGMMQTGRKSLQRFSRLVASQHMPLIVVLLFPVKLMFFGAFNVFNFR; translated from the exons atggATAGTTTGTGTTTGAATACAACCTTACACGGCGTAATTCCAGCGATCAAAGCGGTTGGAAGCGGCGTAAGCGGTTGTGGTGGCGGAGTTGTTGAAGTGAGGGCAAACGCAGCGACGCCATCGCGAAAAAGAGGATCTTTCGGGTTCTCTTTCAAGCTCCCATTGACGCCGTTTTGGTCTCGCGGTGGTGGAATCGCGTCGAGGAGGAGACGAAGTAGCGGCTTGGCTTTAGACGACGCCGTTCTGGTGGATTCTGGCACGCCAATCGCGGAGGAGGAGACAGAGAGGCGAAATGGGAGCTGGGTTTTGAAGATATTGGATGTGCAGTCTTTGTGGAGAGACGGAGAGGTCgtagaagaagatgaagatgatgaagaggaagaggaagaagatgaggaggGGGAACCAAACGATGACGTGTTATTATCACCTGAAGATGATGAAGGTGGATGCGATGTATCTTCGATTTTGAAAGATGACAAATTTAAGCTGGACAGAGACTCCTTCTCTAAATTGCTGAAGAGGGTTTCGTTGCCCGAATCAAAACTCTATGCCCGAATGTCTTACTTGGGAAACTTGGCTTATTCCATTTCCAAAATAAAG CCTGCGAATCTCTCAAAGTATTACGGCCTTAGGTTCGTTACTTCATCAGCTGAGAAAACAGAATTAGCTTTAAAGGATGAAGTTGTTTCAGATGAGACCAAACCAAAGGTGGAggaggaaaaagaagaagaagttgaggGCAAAGAGGAGAAGACGAGGAGCAAAGGTCACAAGATCAGTGCTTCCGCTGCATATGAGATGGTTGCATCAGCTGCTTCTTATCTCCACTCTCGCACCAACAACATTCTTCCTTTCACTTCCTCATCCAAAAACGAAAATTCAGACAAAAGCAGCGATGAgaattcatcatcatcagaggAGGAGGTTGCTTCTTGTTTAACCGAATCTGTTACTTCTGTTGTTGCTGCCGAGGAAGATGTCAAACAAGCTGTTGCAGACGATCTGAAATCTACCATCTCCTCTCCTTGCGATTGGTTTATCTGCGATGATGATCAAACTCTCACCAGATTCATTGTCATTCAG GGATCCGAGTCTCTAGCTTCTTGGCAAGCAAACCTACTCTTCGAACCAATCGAATTCGAGGAGCTAGGTGCGATCGTTCACAGAGGAATATACGAAGCTGCTAAAGGTATGTACGAGCAAATGCTACCTGAAGTCAAAGCCCACATCAAAGCCCACGGAAACAGAGCTAAGTTCCGTTTCACCGGGCATTCACTAGGCGGAAGCCTGTCTTTACTACTAAACCTCATGTTACTGGTTCGAGGCGAAGTACCTGCTTCTTCTCTACTCCCGGTTATAACGTTCGGTGCGCCTTTTGTGCTATGCGGAGGCGACGGTCTTCTTAAAAAGCTAGGCTTGCCTAAAAGGCATGTCCAAGCCATCACAATGCACCGTGACATCGTCCCGAGAGCCTTCTCTTGTATCTACCCTTACCATGTGGCAGAGCTTCTCAAAGCTGTTAACGGCAACTTCCGTAGCCATCCTTGTCTCAACAAGCAGAGCATGTTGTATTCTCCCATGGGTGAGCTTCTCATCCTTCAGCCTGATGAGTCCTTCTCTCCCGGACACGATCTGCTTCCTCCGGGAAACGGTTTGTATCTTCTTGAAgatacggaggaggaggaggaggaagagaggctGAGAGCCGCGCAGACGGTTTTCTTGAACACGCCGCATCCTCTCGACATTCTTGGCGACAGGTCGGCTTACGGGTCGAGCGGGACCATACAGAGGGACCATGACATGAACTCTTATCTGAAAGCGGTTAGGAGTGTGATAAGAAAAGAAGTGAGTCAGATAAGGAGAGCTAAGAGGGAGCATCGCCGGAGTCTCTGGTGGCCTATTGTGGTGGCTAGAGAGAGCGGGAGCTCGGGGAGACAAATCAACGGTGGTCAGGATTTCTCGGGGATGATGCAGACAGGGAGAAAGTCGTTGCAGAGGTTTAGCCGCCTTGTTGCGTCTCAGCATATGCCTTTGATTGTTGTTCTGTTGTTTCCGGTTAAGTTGATGTTCTTTGGAGCTTTCAACGTCTTTAATTTCCGTtga
- the LOC108860106 gene encoding uncharacterized protein LOC108860106 has product MFELRNLFSKHLKTLAHHSNSFDNGRYLGEKQLSFDETPIFNVKMHRPASMRFLLPCIAPPVDFDYDFELDGQDDTEYVRSYGYYNGSCNVKCDRASEDDHEEEEEEKGVDALGRIPG; this is encoded by the coding sequence ATGTTCGAGCTCCGTAACTTGTTCTCCAAGCATCTCAAAACCCTAGCTCATCATTCTAACAGCTTTGATAACGGCCGTTATCTCGGTGAGAAACAGCTTTCTTTCGACGAGACCCCGATCTTTAACGTTAAGATGCACCGTCCTGCTTCCATGAGGTTCCTCTTGCCTTGCATTGCTCCTCCCGTTGACTTTGATTACGACTTCGAATTGGACGGTCAAGATGATACCGAATATGTTAGATCCTACGGCTACTACAATGGTTCGTGCAATGTGAAATGTGATCGTGCGTCTGAGGATGatcatgaggaagaagaagaagagaaaggggTAGATGCTCTCGGGCGAATTCCCGGCTAA
- the LOC108860549 gene encoding probable galacturonosyltransferase-like 5 yields MLWITEFSGFFSAALAVILLSPSLQSFSPAAAIRSSHLDAYFRPSPSSDSSLRRNFSYRESPILRNADVCRFSGGDHGVCNPSYVHVAITLDLVYLRGSVAAVNSILQHSACPESFFFHFLVSETSLESVIRSTFPRLNLKIYYFAPERVQSLISSSVRQALEQPLNYARNYLAELLEPCVNRVIYLDSDIVVIDDIVKLWETGLGPSTIGAPEYCHANFTSYFNGAFWFDERYNETFKGRRRKPCYFNTGVMVIDLKKWRRFGYTRMIERWMEIQKVERIYELGSLPAYLLVFAGHVAPISHRWNQHGLGGDKVKGSCRDIHDGPVSLLHWSGSGKPWSRLDSKHPCPLDSLWEPYDLYEHSH; encoded by the coding sequence ATGCTTTGGATTACAGAGTTCTCCGGCTTCTTCTCCGCTGCTTTGGCGGTGATCCTCCTCTCTCCATCACTCCAGTCTTTTTCTCCGGCGGCGGCAATCCGATCTTCCCATCTCGACGCCTACTTCAGACCGTCACCCTCCTCCGACAGCTCCCTCCGCCGCAACTTCTCGTACAGAGAATCTCCAATACTCCGCAATGCCGACGTATGCAGATTCTCCGGCGGTGATCACGGCGTCTGCAATCCTTCTTACGTCCACGTGGCCATAACTCTCGACCTCGTTTACCTTCGCGGCTCGGTCGCCGCCGTGAACTCCATCCTCCAACACTCTGCTTGTCCTGAGAGCTTCTTCTTCCACTTCCTCGTCTCCGAGACGAGCCTTGAATCCGTTATCCGATCAACGTTCCCTAGACTGAACCTCAAGATTTACTATTTTGCCCCTGAGAGAGTACAGTCTTTGATCTCTTCCTCCGTCAGACAAGCCTTAGAGCAGCCGCTAAACTACGCTAGGAACTACCTAGCGGAGCTGCTCGAGCCATGTGTGAACCGGGTCATATACTTGGACTCGGATATAGTCGTTATCGACGATATCGTGAAGCTGTGGGAAACGGGTCTAGGTCCGAGCACGATCGGAGCTCCGGAATATTGCCACGCGAATTTCACTAGCTACTTTAACGGAGCGTTCTGGTTCGATGAGAGGTACAACGAGACGTTCAaagggaggaggaggaagccTTGTTACTTCAACACGGGAGTGATGGTGATTGATCTGAAGAAATGGAGACGGTTCGGGTACACTAGGATGATCGAGAGATGGATGGAGATTCAGAAGGTTGAGAGGATTTACGAGCTGGGTTCACTTCCTGCGTATCTTCTTGTGTTCGCCGGTCACGTTGCTCCCATTTCGCATCGGTGGAATCAGCATGGGCTCGGTGGGGACAAGGTTAAAGGTAGTTGCCGTGATATTCATGATGGTCCGGTGAGTTTGCTTCATTGGTCGGGGAGTGGTAAGCCATGGTCTAGGCTTGATTCTAAGCATCCTTGTCCTTTAGACTCGTTGTGGGAACCTTATGACTTGTATGAACATTCCCATTGA
- the LOC108857077 gene encoding protein MRG2 isoform X2, with product MGSHSNAEKDESATETETTTTRRGSLSVTESNTDCDGDALPPPPPPLANVSQFEEGEKVLANHKGRFYEAKVLEVAFKDNEWNYYVHYIGWNKSWDEWIGHDCVLKHNEENLEKQGVKQGVKSAMAWRVSKMKPRCPNVARGRKRKQDSVDNEENLVPSDNLLTFNIPPALRKQLTDDCKFVTQMQKLVELPRSPSVDDILKKYTDSKMDKHGRLSNSVEEILKGLRCYFDNALPVMLLYNNERKQYEETICGDVSPSSVYGAEHLLRLFVKLPELLIHVKMAEETLKELQDEFVDILRFLRNNQSSLFVSTYKAVEEMEKQET from the exons ATGGGAAGCCACAGCAACGCCGAGAAAGATGAATCCGCCACCGAGACGGAGACTACAACAACACGACGGGGTTCTCTCTCTGTTACAGAGTCCAACACCGATTGTGACGGAGACGCcttgcctcctcctcctcctcctcttgcgAACGTGAGTCAATTcgaagaaggagagaaagttTTAGCCAACCACAAAGGTCGCTTCTACGAAGCCAAG GTTCTTGAAGTGGCATTTAAAGACAATGAATGGAACTACTATGTGCATTACATT GGTTGGAACAAaag TTGGGACGAATGGATAGGTCATGATTGTGTGTTGAAACACAACGAGGAGAATCTTGAGAAACAGGGTGTGAAGCAAGGAGTTAAGAGTGCTATGGCTTGGAGAGTTTCCAAGATGAAACCTAGATGCCCTAATG TTGCTAGAGGCAGAAAGCGGAAGCAAGATTCTGTTGATAAT GAGGAGAATTTGGTTCCTTCAGATAACCTTTTAACTTTCAATATCCCGCCAGCGCTGAGGAAGCAGCTAACGGACGATTGTAAATTTGTTACTCAGATGCAAAAG CTTGTGGAACTTCCTCGATCTCCCAGTGTGGATGACATCTTGAAGAAGTACACCGACAGCAAAATGGATAAACATGGCAG GTTAAGCAATTCAGTTGAGGAAATTCTGAAAGGTTTGCGTTGCTACTTTGACAATGCTTTGCCGGTGATGTTACTATACAACAATGAACGGAAGCAGTACGAGGAAACCATATGTGGGGATGTATCTCCCTCTTCTGTCTACGGAGCTGAACATTTGTTACGACTCTTTG TGAAATTGCCGGAGTTGCTGATCCATGTGAAAATGGCAGAAGAGACATTGAAGGAATTGCAGGACGAGTTTGTTGATATTCTAAG GTTCTTGAGGAATAACCAGAGTTCGTTATTTGTATCAACATACAAAGCGGTTGAAGAAATGGAGAAGCAAGAAACTTAA
- the LOC108857077 gene encoding protein MRG2 isoform X1: MGSHSNAEKDESATETETTTTRRGSLSVTESNTDCDGDALPPPPPPLANVSQFEEGEKVLANHKGRFYEAKVLEVAFKDNEWNYYVHYIGWNKSWDEWIGHDCVLKHNEENLEKQGVKQGVKSAMAWRVSKMKPRCPNVARGRKRKQDSVDNVVSPMEENLVPSDNLLTFNIPPALRKQLTDDCKFVTQMQKLVELPRSPSVDDILKKYTDSKMDKHGRLSNSVEEILKGLRCYFDNALPVMLLYNNERKQYEETICGDVSPSSVYGAEHLLRLFVKLPELLIHVKMAEETLKELQDEFVDILRFLRNNQSSLFVSTYKAVEEMEKQET, encoded by the exons ATGGGAAGCCACAGCAACGCCGAGAAAGATGAATCCGCCACCGAGACGGAGACTACAACAACACGACGGGGTTCTCTCTCTGTTACAGAGTCCAACACCGATTGTGACGGAGACGCcttgcctcctcctcctcctcctcttgcgAACGTGAGTCAATTcgaagaaggagagaaagttTTAGCCAACCACAAAGGTCGCTTCTACGAAGCCAAG GTTCTTGAAGTGGCATTTAAAGACAATGAATGGAACTACTATGTGCATTACATT GGTTGGAACAAaag TTGGGACGAATGGATAGGTCATGATTGTGTGTTGAAACACAACGAGGAGAATCTTGAGAAACAGGGTGTGAAGCAAGGAGTTAAGAGTGCTATGGCTTGGAGAGTTTCCAAGATGAAACCTAGATGCCCTAATG TTGCTAGAGGCAGAAAGCGGAAGCAAGATTCTGTTGATAATGTAGTCTCTCCAATG GAGGAGAATTTGGTTCCTTCAGATAACCTTTTAACTTTCAATATCCCGCCAGCGCTGAGGAAGCAGCTAACGGACGATTGTAAATTTGTTACTCAGATGCAAAAG CTTGTGGAACTTCCTCGATCTCCCAGTGTGGATGACATCTTGAAGAAGTACACCGACAGCAAAATGGATAAACATGGCAG GTTAAGCAATTCAGTTGAGGAAATTCTGAAAGGTTTGCGTTGCTACTTTGACAATGCTTTGCCGGTGATGTTACTATACAACAATGAACGGAAGCAGTACGAGGAAACCATATGTGGGGATGTATCTCCCTCTTCTGTCTACGGAGCTGAACATTTGTTACGACTCTTTG TGAAATTGCCGGAGTTGCTGATCCATGTGAAAATGGCAGAAGAGACATTGAAGGAATTGCAGGACGAGTTTGTTGATATTCTAAG GTTCTTGAGGAATAACCAGAGTTCGTTATTTGTATCAACATACAAAGCGGTTGAAGAAATGGAGAAGCAAGAAACTTAA
- the LOC108857091 gene encoding protein DEHYDRATION-INDUCED 19 homolog 2, which produces MEDDTWAVSSSGSSRSYRSSATTAAKYQSGSYLDSGDFEEEEEEDDDDDDVEMDYPCPFCSDDYDLVELCHHIDEEHQLEATYGLCPVCNKMVKMDMVDHITSYHRDVLKSVQKQTSSYVDDRYSSDKHLRSFHDDFPPYTHTSKPVVADHFLSFLNSPPLPKQTKPVHEVDSSAEDKNLTEADSSTVKDRTCSTPLSDTEQLEKANKCEFVQGLLSSAMFGDGCDFF; this is translated from the exons ATGGAAGACGATACGTGGGCTGTTTCCTCTTCTGGTTCTTCCAGAAGCTATCGATCATCGGCAACGACAGCTGCTAAGTATCAATCTG GTTCTTACCTAGATTCGGGagactttgaagaagaagaagaagaagatgatgatgatgatgatgttgaaaTGGATTACCCATGTCCGTTTTGCTCCGATGATTATGATTTAGTCGAGTTATGTCACCATATCGACGAAGAGCATCAGCTTGAAGCTACCTATGGG CTATGCCCGGTTTGTAACAAAATGGTGAAGATGGACATGGTGGATCATATAACCTCATATCATAGAGATGTCTTGAag AGTGTGCAGAAGCAGACATCTTCTTACGTGGACGATCGATACTCATCAGATAAACATCTTCGATCATTTCACGATGACTTTCCACCATATACGCATACTTCTAAACCCGTTGTTGCGGACCACTTTTTATCTTTCCTCAACAGTCCCCCATTGCCAAAGCAAACCAAGCCTGTGCATGAGGTTGATTCAAGTGCAGAAGACAAGAATTTGACTGAGGCTGATTCCTCTACAGTAAAAGACAGGACATGTTCAACACCTTTATCGGATACTGAACAACTGGAGAAGGCAAATAAGTGTGAGTTTGTACAGGGACTGTTGTCGTCAGCCATGTTTGGTGATGGATGCGACTTCTTCTGA